Sequence from the Terriglobales bacterium genome:
TCACAGAAATGGTCGAACTCATCGATGTCTCGACTGGAGGAGAACGCCGAGTCCAGACCCTCGTTCAACTCGATATTGAAAACGTTGAATCGCAGCCGGTATATGGTATCTCGTTGCTCCTGGGTCGCAGCCAACCTGGCAAGGAAATCGCCGGAGCGCGTCAACTCGCCTGCCGGCGCAAAACCGGCACTTACCTCAAACCTCTTCGTGAGTGCAACAGAACTTCGAAACATGGCGTGCTCTCTCGGCTGCTCAATGCGATTCACACCATCGCGAAAAGTGACGAGCCCGGAACATCTCTTTTTTCGTAACAGGTTTGAAACTTTTCCTGAGTCGGCTAGTCCCACCGGCATGAGAAAAACAACGGTCCTGCTCACACTCGTTCTCGCGCTAACGGTTTCGGCCATGGCGCAAAAGAAATTGATCAATGTCGACAAGAACGGCCTCGCGCTCCAAGGGTACGATCCGGTCGCATACTTCACGGTCAACCAGCCGCTGAAGGGTTCCCCCTCCTTCCAAAGCCAGTACAACGGCGCGACGTATTACTTCTTCTCTGCGGCGAACAAGGCTGCTTTTGACGCGAACCCGGCGAAGTACGAACCGCAGTTTGGCGGTTTCTGCGCTTACGCGGTCTCGCAGGGACACACGGCGAAGATTGAGCCCGATGCTTTCAAGATCCAGGATGGCCGGCTGCTTCTCCAATATGACAAGAGCGTGCGCGAGAAGTTCAACAAGGATGCGAACGGTAACTTGAAGAGAGCCGACCAGAACTGGCCGGGTCTGGTCGAGAAAAACGGAAAGTAGGAGCCACATGCACACGGCCGCCACGCAGCAGCACGAAAACGCTACGCCGACCTATGTCGTCGTAATTGCCTGGATCTTGCGCAGTGTTACGGCGGTGATCCTGCTTCAGACACTGTTTTTCAAATTCAGCGCAGCACCGGAGTCGGTCTACATCTTCATGAAGGTCCACGCCGAACCCTGGGGCCGCATCGGGTCGGGAATTCTTGAGTTAATCGCCTCTGTCCTCATTCTGTGGCCGCGGTTCACATGGGCAGGAGCGCTGATCGCGTGTGGCGTAATGGCCGGCGCGCTCCTCAGCCATCTCACCGTCCTCGGAATCGAAGTGCAGGGTGACGGTGGCCTTCTGTTTGGCCTCGCTCTCACGGTGCTACTTTCTTCGGTAGCCCTTCTCTACATCACGTGGTCACAGATTCCCTTTGTCGGAGGCCGCCTCCAATGAACTCCCGCGCTCTACTGCAATCGATCGAAGACGTTCTCGTTCAGGGTCTGGAACTGCTCGAGTCCGTAACCGATGATACCTACGCCTTCATGGTCGCGGCGCCGTACTCGGCTTCAATCGGCAAGCATTATCGCCACGTTGTGGATCACTTCGAATGTCTTGTCCACGGTCTGCACACAGGAATCATCGATTATGACAACCGCGAGCGCAATGTGAAGCTCGAGACTTGTGTCGAAGCTGCCAGGGTTGCCACGATTCGCCTAATCGGCGATTTCCACAGACTCACCGAGAGGAGGATCGAGGCGTCCTGTTCCGTGATGTACACGGTCGGTTACCACGACGATCAGCCGTTGGCGATCGACACCATCGTTGCTCGCGAGATCGCCTACTGCGTGAGTCACGCCATCCATCACTTCGCCATTATCCGCCTGGTTTGCGCGGAAGTTGGCGTGACGATGCCCGATGTTTTCGGCGTTGCACCATCCACGCTTAAATACAGGGCAGTGCACGCGTAATGGAAATCGACCCTCAACTGGGCCTCGCGCTTGTGATCATCACGGGATCGTTCGTCTCGGAAGATGCCGCCGTGCTTTCTGCAGCGACCCTTGCAACGACACGCCTGCTGGATGCGAGGCTCGCATTTGTCAGTGCAATTGCTGGCGTTTCCCTCGGTGATTACGGACTTTTCCTGATTGCGCGGCTTGCTTCGACCGGGGCAGTGAGATGGAACTGGAGCCGTCGGCTCATTTCGAGTGATGCCGTTGCAGCGTGCAAGAGTTGGTGTGAGCGCAACGCCCGTAGTTCGCTTTTCGTCTCACGTGCTATCCCTGGAACCCGACTTCCGGTGACGCTGGCATGCGGCCTGTTCGGCATGCCCGCGTCGCAATTCGTGCTCATCAGCCTCGCGGGTGCCACCGCGTGGGTACTCCTGACATTCGCGCTCGTCTCGCACAGCCACTCTGCAGGTGAAATGCCGTGGGTGATATTCGGCATTGCACTCCCGGCATCGATTGTTGTGGGTCGGGTAGTGCGCAGATTTGTTCCAACCGTCATCCAAGCAGCACGTAGGTATCGCCGCTGGGAATTCTGGCCGGCATGGATCTTCTATATTCCAGTCGCATTCATGTACGCGTGGCTGGCGGTCCGCTATCGGAGCCTCGCCCTTCCGACGCTGGCGAATCCAGGCCAGCTCAATGGCGGCTTGGTAGGGGAGTCGAAAGTACAGATCCTGCAGGAACTCACCGCTGCGGCGCCCGCACAAGTCGCTGAAGCGTTTCTAATCCCGGCAGGGATGCTGCGGGACCGCTGCGCACACATTTCTGAGCTGCTCGAGACTGACAAACTTGCCTTTCCTTTTGTTCTGAAACCGAACATCGGGCAGCGCGGTGCGGGATTTCATGTTGTGCACGATCTCGACGATGCAGAGCGCTACCTCGAACGCGTTGCCGCCGACGTAATCGCCCAGCGCTTCTCTCCTGGTCCATGCGAGGTAGGTATCTTCTATTTCCGCTTTCCGGGAGACGCTCGCGGGGAAATCCTTGCGATCACCGACAAGGTGTTCCCAGCAATCACGGGAGACGGGCGGAGCACACTGCAAGAACTGATCCTCGCCGACGAACGCGCCTCTCTCATCGCCGACACGTACTTGCGCCGCTTCTCAAGAGAACACAGCGCGATCGTGCCGGCCGGCACACGAATCAAGCTGGTGGAAGCTGGCAATCATTGCCAGGGCTGCATCTTCGCGGATGGTATGCACCTTTACTCCGAGGAACTCCGAAACGTGTTCGATGGCATCTCGCAATCGATTCCTGGCTTCTACATCGGCCGGTACGACGTACGGTATTCCAGTGTTACCGATCTCCAGGCAGGCCGCTTTACCATTATCGAGTTGAACGGCTGCGCTTCCGAAGCGACAAGTATTTATGACTCTCGCACTTCACTACGAGACGCCTACCGGGTGCTGTACCGGCAATGGTCGCTGGTTTTTGCGATCGGAGATTCGAATCGCAGCCGTGGCCTCCGCCCGCCGCGGCCATTATCGCTTTGGACCGCGTGGCGGGAATACGCGAGAATGTCGGCAGCGTACCCGCTCGCAGACTAGTGCCTACACCGTGTGTTCAACCGTTCACGGAGAAAATCCCGAGATTCAATGTGCGATTCCGGTAATTAAATCCCTGTGAATAGAGAACCGCCATTCTGGGCGGCGTCGCGGTCCTTCACGATCGACATAGCGGCCGAGTACATCGCCCGCTGGTATGGTTGAATCAAGTCATAGAACGCCTGGCTGTTCGCCGTCCCGTACCCGCTAGATCAGGGCGACTTCCTTCCGCGGACAGACATCGCTGGCCGCAAAAGAGGTTAAAGCTGGTCTCTTGAATTCGCCGACTGCTGCGTCTAAACAGCCCTCCCTGCCCTTCATTGGGTGACAATTCAGTGCCCCCCGTAACGCCGCTCATTGGGGAGGGAAGTGCTTACGCCGGCCGGAAGTTGAGGAAGAAATTGGGGGCGGCTTGGATTCGTGCCGCCCCCAACCCAAAATGTTCCTCTGTGTCAGTTCGCAGCTAATCCATTGAAGCCCGCCGCTGGCGAGAGGCCGCTCACTTGTCCGAGACTGTTGAGCGCACCATCGTCCTCGACCTGCAAGATTCCGACCGTTCCGTTCCTGGAGTTGAGCGTATATAGGTACCGTCCATCAGAGCTGACGGCAATGTCCAGGTCCGTTGCGTCCGCCGGCAAAGTTGCGACAACCGTGCCGGGGATGGGAGTTAGGGTTCCATCGATTCCGACTTGAAAGCCTGAGATTGTCGATGTTGCAGAATTTGCCGTATACACGAAGCGCCCGTCTGGTGTGACGACCTGCCAGCATGTTGCACGACCGGCCGTAGGCAGGCTCGCCGTTAAACCCGCCAGTGTTCCATCCATCTGAAGAGCGTACGAACTAACGGCTGAGCCATTTCCGTTCCCCGTTTCAGATGTAATGGCTGTTCCATTGGGCGCAAACACGATGGCAAATAGTCCCGGTCCTGCGCTGGGAGTAACGACGGCCGATCCAAGCGTCCCGTCAGGATTAACCTGGAATGCGTCGATCTGATTCGTTGCTTTTTCAGTGACAAGTAAATAACGTCCGTCAGAAGAGAATGCTAGCGAACCGCCTCGAACACTGTTCGCGCTCAGAAAAGCCTGCGAGTTTGGAATTCGCGTGAGCTTCCCATTCGACTGCAAATAGAAGCCAGTGACATTGTTGCCTGCTCCCGCATTCAGCACGAACACAAAGTTTCCGTGCTGAGCCACAGCGGTAGGGCCACTCCCCCCTGAAGGGACTCTGTCGATGCGAGCGAGTTCAGGACCATGCACGCGAAACACTGTGACATCGCCCGATCCTGCATTGACGGCGAAGAGCAGTTCGCGGTCATGGCTGATGGTCAGGGACCCTTGTGATTCGAGAGGATCGATCGTTCCGCCACTTCCTCTGCCACCAGTCATGAACGTTCCTGCCCGATGTAGTTGTCCGTCGAAATCGCGTGCAAATGAAATGATCTCGTTCTTGTCTGCTGCATTGGTCATTGCGAACACAGCAAAACTCTCTGAGTTGCGTGCCTGCGTTTGAGCATTAGCTAAGGTTGGAAATGTCGCGCCCAGCACCAGTACGGTGCTGAGAACAATTCGTGCGATTGTTTGCATCCTGTTCTCCTTAGAACAACAGACGAAAGCTGTGCGACTGCCTGTGAGGGAGGTTAAGTCTTCGTCAGATCTGTTGTTCAAGGGATGGGATTGTTGAGGGGCGCGAATGTTCCAGATGGAAATGTAATCTGATTGTCACTGGAAGAAGCAATTCGATCGAAAAACGTGGAAGCTTAATCAGGAAGCCCTACTCTGTGCACTAACGATTGGAACCTCCTATCCAAGCGAAGCGGGTCGAAACCGGGACGCAGCAGTACGCCGGGATTGAAACGCTCTGAATATGCACGCTCCAGCCACTGCATGGCCTGATCGTTGTCCCCGAGAGAGGCGTAAATCATAGCGATTTCCGAACCATGCGAATTGCTTTCAGCCGCGCTGGCCTTCAATTGCTGCAAAAGCTTTAGCGCTTCCGTGCGATTTCCAGACGCAGCATACGCACGTGCGAGATTCGAGATACAGGTCGGACTCCCTTTCGACAACTCCACAGCTTGCTTTAATTCGTCGATCGCTTTGGCATAGGCCTTTTGGCCGAGATAGGCCTGTGCAAGGTGGTTATGAGCGAGGCCGAAATGAGGGTCCATTTCGATGGTCTTCTGACTTTGCCGTACCGCCTCATCATAGCGATGAGCGATTTCGAGCAATTCAGCAAGATCGGCGTTAATCACCAATGAAAGGGGATCAAGGCTTAGTGCTTTCTTCATTTCGACAATGGCTTCATCGTATCGGTGGCGAATCGCCAAATGCCAGGCATACCAATGATGTGCCGTAGCATATCCCGGGCTTAACTCGATGGCTTCTTGGAATTCCTTTTCGGCGGCCTCAAAATTCCAATCAAAGCTGCGCAGGCAAAACGCAAGTGAGGTATGAGCTTCACCGGAAGAATTGTCGAGCTCGAGCGCCTTCATAGCAGCTGCCTTGGCCTTGGGGAGAGCATCTTTCGGCGTCATGACGGCGTATTGCCAGTCGCCAAGGAGCGCGTAAGTGTCTGCCAGGCCCGAGTAGGCTTGTGCATACGTCGGATCTTCTTCAATTGCCTCGTTGAAATACGCCAGTGCAGTCCTCAATGACTCTGCAGTTCGCTTATTCCAAAAGAAACGCCCCTTCAAGTACGAAACATAAGCTTCTGGATCGACAGGCCGGACGTGTTCGAGTGCCTTGCGCTCCTGAGGGGCAACCTTGATATCTATTTGGTCGGCGATGGCCCTTGCGACGCTG
This genomic interval carries:
- a CDS encoding YHS domain-containing (seleno)protein, which encodes MRKTTVLLTLVLALTVSAMAQKKLINVDKNGLALQGYDPVAYFTVNQPLKGSPSFQSQYNGATYYFFSAANKAAFDANPAKYEPQFGGFCAYAVSQGHTAKIEPDAFKIQDGRLLLQYDKSVREKFNKDANGNLKRADQNWPGLVEKNGK
- a CDS encoding DoxX family protein; this translates as MHTAATQQHENATPTYVVVIAWILRSVTAVILLQTLFFKFSAAPESVYIFMKVHAEPWGRIGSGILELIASVLILWPRFTWAGALIACGVMAGALLSHLTVLGIEVQGDGGLLFGLALTVLLSSVALLYITWSQIPFVGGRLQ
- a CDS encoding VTT domain-containing protein; amino-acid sequence: MEIDPQLGLALVIITGSFVSEDAAVLSAATLATTRLLDARLAFVSAIAGVSLGDYGLFLIARLASTGAVRWNWSRRLISSDAVAACKSWCERNARSSLFVSRAIPGTRLPVTLACGLFGMPASQFVLISLAGATAWVLLTFALVSHSHSAGEMPWVIFGIALPASIVVGRVVRRFVPTVIQAARRYRRWEFWPAWIFYIPVAFMYAWLAVRYRSLALPTLANPGQLNGGLVGESKVQILQELTAAAPAQVAEAFLIPAGMLRDRCAHISELLETDKLAFPFVLKPNIGQRGAGFHVVHDLDDAERYLERVAADVIAQRFSPGPCEVGIFYFRFPGDARGEILAITDKVFPAITGDGRSTLQELILADERASLIADTYLRRFSREHSAIVPAGTRIKLVEAGNHCQGCIFADGMHLYSEELRNVFDGISQSIPGFYIGRYDVRYSSVTDLQAGRFTIIELNGCASEATSIYDSRTSLRDAYRVLYRQWSLVFAIGDSNRSRGLRPPRPLSLWTAWREYARMSAAYPLAD
- a CDS encoding beta-propeller fold lactonase family protein — encoded protein: MQTIARIVLSTVLVLGATFPTLANAQTQARNSESFAVFAMTNAADKNEIISFARDFDGQLHRAGTFMTGGRGSGGTIDPLESQGSLTISHDRELLFAVNAGSGDVTVFRVHGPELARIDRVPSGGSGPTAVAQHGNFVFVLNAGAGNNVTGFYLQSNGKLTRIPNSQAFLSANSVRGGSLAFSSDGRYLLVTEKATNQIDAFQVNPDGTLGSAVVTPSAGPGLFAIVFAPNGTAITSETGNGNGSAVSSYALQMDGTLAGLTASLPTAGRATCWQVVTPDGRFVYTANSATSTISGFQVGIDGTLTPIPGTVVATLPADATDLDIAVSSDGRYLYTLNSRNGTVGILQVEDDGALNSLGQVSGLSPAAGFNGLAAN
- a CDS encoding tetratricopeptide repeat protein, with the protein product MRIRLQAQPFQVLAMLLECPGDIVSRDELQKRLWSTDTFVNFDHGLNKAINKIREALGDSAESPRFVETVSRRGYRFLADVQEIEESPRSAVPSHSRTISRPVVLPETSRIEHPAGRVSWLRTAVVLLVVASAVLALTMYERKTQPARIQSLAVLPFESLSSEKSQDYFADGMTDQLIADLGQISALRVISRTSVMAYKNAHKPLPQIARELNVDAVVEGTVLRSGDRVRITAQLIEAAHDGHLWSKSYEGQLKDTLELQSSVARAIADQIDIKVAPQERKALEHVRPVDPEAYVSYLKGRFFWNKRTAESLRTALAYFNEAIEEDPTYAQAYSGLADTYALLGDWQYAVMTPKDALPKAKAAAMKALELDNSSGEAHTSLAFCLRSFDWNFEAAEKEFQEAIELSPGYATAHHWYAWHLAIRHRYDEAIVEMKKALSLDPLSLVINADLAELLEIAHRYDEAVRQSQKTIEMDPHFGLAHNHLAQAYLGQKAYAKAIDELKQAVELSKGSPTCISNLARAYAASGNRTEALKLLQQLKASAAESNSHGSEIAMIYASLGDNDQAMQWLERAYSERFNPGVLLRPGFDPLRLDRRFQSLVHRVGLPD